A window from Montipora capricornis isolate CH-2021 chromosome 7, ASM3666992v2, whole genome shotgun sequence encodes these proteins:
- the LOC138056555 gene encoding uncharacterized protein, giving the protein MAQGPIKRIPSQSRTIGFLRLFLISYKCVSCDFQGCKKTDSIEGYRLNGHVISTQSKPNILSCFQTCKLRISPECHSINYMLETFQCDMNNRTKKGKLQEFVSSAGYVYLDNPFRAPLGVVRKLPGLSCKDIKDSYEDAASGEYWIDPDISNDPFTVFCDMKTDGGGWTLIAQSVVRNSMFPTSMSQTKDFKMIQSYTSGIVRVDVSALRQLKRLIKFTQLRYFCFKNSTGRIFHIMTKSNIAGQTVVKYLIEDSGTQPQACGSFETLPDDNSILASNCKMWGNDGSSIECDKWGYYRNRNSYRVYNDPIIWEGKYYVNLNPSVLACDDSRDVPLSEGDKWQLFVR; this is encoded by the exons ATGGCACAG GGTCCAATAAAAAGGATACCCTCACAGTCACGAACGATTGGTTTTCTTCGTCTTTTCCTAATTTCTTACAAGTGTGTCAGCTGTGACTTTCAAGGATGCAAAAAAACAGATTCAATTGAGGGTTACAGATTGAACGGGCATGTCATCAGCACGCAGTCAAAACCTAACATTTTGAGCTGTTTTCAAACGTGCAAGCTGAGAATTTCACCAGAGTGCCACAGTATAAATTACATGTTGGAAACATTCCAGTGTGATATGAACAATcgaaccaaaaaaggaaaactgcaAGAGTTCGTCTCCAGTGCGGGATATGTCTACTTAGATAATCCATTCAGAG CTCCTCTGGGCGTTGTAAGAAAGCTTCCTGGTTTGTCATGCAAAGATATAAAAGACTCCTACGAGGATGCAGCCAGTGGTGAATACTGGATAGATCCTGACATATCTAACGACCCCTTTACTGTGTTTTGCGATATGAAAACGGATGGAG GAGGATGGACGTTAATCGCACAAAGTGTGGTGAGAAATTCCATGTTTCCCACATCAATGAGTCAAACGAAAGACTTCAAGATGATTCAGAGCTACACGAGTGGAATTGTACGAGTCGATGTTTCCGCATTACGCCAATTAAAGAGACTTATCAAGTTCACACAGCTGCGATACTTTTGTTTTAAGAACTCCACTGGAAGGATCTTTCACATCATGACGAAATCCAACATCGCTGGACAAACCGTTGTTAAATATCTGATAGAAGATTCTGGTACACAGCCACAAGCTTGTGGGTCCTTTGAAACTCTTCCTGACGATAATTCGATACTGGCTTCCAATTGTAAGATGTGGGGTAACGATGGATCAAGCATTGAATGCGACAAGTGGGGATATTATAGAAATCGTAATTCCTATCGGGTTTATAACGATCCTATTATCTGGGAAGGGAAATATTATGTTAATTTGAATCCGTCAGTCTTGGCTTGTGATGATTCACGTGATGTTCCTTTGTCTGAAGGCGACAAATGGCAGCTATTTGTCCGATAA